The following proteins come from a genomic window of candidate division WOR-3 bacterium:
- the xerA gene encoding site-specific tyrosine recombinase/integron integrase, with protein sequence MEIEYLSNKILNFIDYLKKEKNYSVHTLRNYQKDLEQFFGYLQEQGIERFDKNAASQYVAFLLKYGFDSRTAARRLSAIKTYFKTLKKLGLIESNPVVGIKTPKIKRHLPGLLTYEQIKKGFEIDNRRDKAIMELLYSCGLRASELVGLNLEDIDFNREEVRVRGKGKKERIVPLGRVAKTAILKYLGERSEIKKPSSPPALFLNYRGGRLTTRSLQRIVNRYLKRIADASGTNPHILRHTFATHLLENGADLRAVQELLGHSSLSTVQIYTHLTTEHLKKVYKLKHPRAE encoded by the coding sequence ATGGAAATAGAATATCTTTCAAACAAAATTTTAAATTTTATAGATTACCTCAAAAAAGAAAAGAATTATTCGGTACACACATTGAGGAATTATCAGAAGGACCTGGAGCAGTTTTTCGGTTATCTCCAGGAACAGGGGATTGAAAGATTTGACAAGAATGCAGCTTCCCAGTATGTTGCTTTTTTATTAAAATATGGTTTTGATTCACGGACCGCAGCAAGGAGATTATCAGCGATAAAAACTTATTTTAAGACATTGAAAAAATTGGGATTGATTGAGAGCAATCCGGTTGTCGGAATAAAGACGCCGAAGATAAAAAGGCATTTACCTGGACTTCTTACCTATGAACAAATAAAAAAGGGATTTGAGATTGATAACCGACGAGACAAGGCAATTATGGAGTTATTGTATTCCTGTGGCCTGCGGGCGAGTGAACTTGTCGGATTGAATCTTGAAGATATAGATTTTAACAGAGAAGAAGTGAGGGTAAGGGGAAAAGGTAAAAAGGAGAGGATAGTCCCGCTCGGCAGGGTCGCAAAGACAGCGATCTTGAAATATCTCGGGGAACGTAGTGAAATCAAAAAACCATCAAGCCCACCTGCACTCTTTTTAAATTACCGGGGCGGACGCCTGACCACCCGTTCTTTGCAGAGGATAGTTAACAGATATCTAAAAAGAATTGCGGATGCCTCAGGGACAAATCCACATATCCTGCGTCATACATTCGCCACACATTTATTGGAAAATGGCGCGGATTTGAGGGCAGTTCAGGAACTGCTCGGACATTCTTCTTTATCTACGGTTCAGATCTATACACATCTCACTACTGAACATCTTAAAAAAGTTTATAAACTAAAACATCCGAGGGCAGAGTGA
- a CDS encoding tetratricopeptide repeat protein encodes MNSFVFSYFLCQQLLIVDDSLLFYEAYTAYTNYDFEEAESLLIQHNKLFPSSIHNHNALYLLGEINFKKQNYEKAIDFWQQLNTIHPNSEFKVSALKGIAEAYLAQQKYNSALKVYQKIENLELPLELMLEIKLRVNEINYHLGKYPKLIDALQNFVDTYADSIKSDRIVAQTMLRIAQLHTENKEYYAALTMLYRLEITYPESPLLSDVLFQEIKIYKIIGDVQNYKKKLYSIVLNKNLQNLYPYALMELGNQYRDEERYDSSLYFWTRLNDCDAYKDLALKEIAGIYYKIGFIDEALVVLQTLIKDFPDSKFVKDAYLLWIEILKKQGDLQKAKDILGGLIKKQPHQPEILVELGNISFGLKEYSRALKCYLQASEEFGDRRDESAKALILAGDVALVMGDTLSARRYYQNAGFIANSEEVKNSSKIKLLQIRPSK; translated from the coding sequence TTGAATAGTTTTGTTTTTTCTTATTTTCTCTGTCAGCAACTATTAATCGTTGATGATTCTTTGCTATTTTATGAAGCCTACACTGCCTATACGAATTATGATTTTGAAGAGGCAGAATCATTATTAATTCAACATAATAAATTATTTCCATCGTCAATCCATAATCATAATGCGCTATATTTGCTTGGTGAAATTAACTTCAAAAAACAGAATTATGAAAAAGCGATTGACTTCTGGCAACAATTAAATACAATCCATCCGAATTCTGAGTTTAAAGTGTCTGCTCTGAAGGGAATTGCAGAGGCATACCTTGCACAGCAAAAATATAATTCGGCACTTAAGGTTTATCAAAAGATTGAGAATTTGGAACTACCGTTGGAATTAATGTTAGAAATCAAATTAAGGGTCAATGAGATTAACTACCATCTTGGCAAGTATCCTAAACTTATCGATGCATTGCAGAATTTTGTTGATACATATGCTGATTCTATCAAATCTGATCGTATAGTTGCTCAGACAATGTTAAGAATAGCACAATTGCATACTGAGAACAAAGAGTATTATGCAGCACTTACTATGCTTTACAGGTTGGAAATTACCTATCCTGAGTCACCGCTTCTAAGTGATGTATTATTCCAAGAGATAAAGATTTATAAAATCATTGGTGATGTGCAAAATTATAAGAAAAAATTATACTCAATAGTTTTAAATAAGAACCTGCAAAATTTGTATCCTTACGCACTTATGGAACTCGGGAATCAGTACAGGGATGAAGAAAGGTATGATTCTTCCCTTTATTTCTGGACAAGATTAAATGACTGTGATGCATATAAAGATTTGGCTTTAAAAGAAATTGCTGGTATATATTACAAAATTGGGTTTATTGACGAGGCACTCGTCGTATTACAAACTCTTATAAAGGATTTTCCTGATTCAAAATTTGTTAAAGATGCTTATCTGCTCTGGATAGAGATACTAAAGAAACAGGGTGATTTACAAAAGGCAAAAGATATATTGGGTGGATTAATTAAAAAACAACCTCATCAACCCGAGATTCTTGTTGAGCTCGGAAACATTTCTTTTGGTTTGAAAGAATATTCTCGGGCATTGAAATGCTATCTTCAGGCGAGTGAAGAATTTGGAGACCGCCGGGATGAATCAGCAAAGGCATTGATTTTGGCTGGTGATGTTGCACTTGTGATGGGTGATACCTTAAGCGCACGACGATATTATCAAAATGCAGGATTTATTGCAAACTCAGAAGAGGTTAAAAATTCATCAAAAATTAAGTTGTTACAAATTCGTCCTTCAAAATAG
- the phoU gene encoding phosphate signaling complex protein PhoU: MPGYFDEELKNLKNEVLTMATLVEESITKSLEALKKRDIKLAREIRDIDKKIDKMEITIEEKCIELIARHQPVGSDLRFLIGVIKMNNDLERMGDHAVNIADCVVFLVDQPRIKPVSNIWTMARIVNDMLKESVESFVTNDAVRAQKVCERDSTVDEMRNEIIRIMLTYMLEEPEKIGSAIQYFLVAKNLERIADLSTNICEDTIYISQARIIKHHIEEEQKK, encoded by the coding sequence ATGCCAGGTTATTTTGATGAAGAATTGAAAAATTTGAAGAATGAAGTCCTTACAATGGCAACACTCGTTGAAGAATCAATCACTAAATCCCTGGAGGCACTCAAAAAAAGGGACATAAAACTCGCCCGTGAAATAAGGGATATTGATAAAAAGATTGATAAAATGGAAATAACAATTGAAGAGAAGTGTATAGAACTTATTGCCCGACACCAACCAGTGGGTTCTGATCTAAGGTTTCTCATAGGAGTTATAAAAATGAATAATGACCTTGAAAGGATGGGAGATCACGCTGTGAATATTGCTGATTGTGTTGTTTTTCTCGTTGACCAACCAAGGATAAAACCCGTATCCAATATCTGGACAATGGCAAGGATTGTTAATGATATGCTCAAGGAGAGCGTTGAGAGTTTTGTCACAAATGATGCGGTTAGAGCACAAAAAGTTTGTGAAAGGGATAGCACGGTTGATGAAATGCGGAATGAAATTATCAGAATAATGTTGACATATATGCTTGAAGAGCCGGAAAAGATTGGTTCGGCGATTCAATATTTTCTCGTTGCGAAGAATCTGGAAAGGATTGCTGACCTTTCAACAAATATCTGTGAGGATACGATTTACATAAGCCAGGCGAGAATAATCAAACACCATATTGAAGAAGAACAAAAAAAATGA
- the pstB gene encoding phosphate ABC transporter ATP-binding protein PstB, with protein MIIKTTNLNLFYNKFQALKNINLEIKENLITALIGPSGCGKSTLLRVFNRMNDLIPNVKITGSVIIDNEDIYSPLCDLIFLRKKVGMVFQRPNAFPLSIFDNVAYGPRVWNITNKKVLEEIVERSLKAVGMFDEVKDILKKSALTLSPERQQRLCIARLLAVEPEILLMDEPCSALDPIATARIEELLIELKKNYTIVIVTHNMQQAARIADDVGFMLLGELIEFDKAKKIFTNPSDERTFNYISGRFG; from the coding sequence ATGATTATCAAAACCACGAATCTCAACCTTTTTTATAATAAGTTTCAGGCGCTTAAGAATATCAATCTTGAAATAAAAGAAAATCTCATTACTGCATTGATTGGTCCATCTGGCTGTGGTAAATCAACACTCTTGCGGGTATTCAATAGAATGAATGACTTAATTCCTAATGTTAAAATAACTGGGAGTGTCATAATTGATAATGAGGATATCTATTCTCCATTGTGTGATTTGATATTTTTAAGGAAAAAGGTTGGAATGGTATTTCAACGCCCCAATGCCTTTCCCCTTTCTATTTTTGATAATGTAGCATACGGTCCAAGGGTCTGGAATATTACAAATAAAAAAGTTCTTGAAGAAATCGTAGAACGTTCTTTGAAAGCAGTAGGTATGTTTGATGAAGTAAAGGATATTCTGAAAAAATCAGCACTCACACTTTCTCCAGAACGCCAGCAGAGACTCTGTATTGCCCGTTTACTCGCAGTGGAACCAGAAATTTTATTAATGGATGAACCCTGTTCTGCCCTTGACCCGATTGCTACGGCTCGGATTGAGGAATTATTAATAGAATTGAAGAAAAATTATACAATCGTTATCGTTACCCACAATATGCAGCAAGCTGCAAGGATTGCGGATGATGTTGGATTTATGCTACTTGGTGAATTGATTGAATTTGATAAGGCAAAAAAGATTTTTACAAATCCGTCTGATGAGAGAACTTTTAACTACATCAGCGGAAGATTTGGTTAA
- a CDS encoding phosphate ABC transporter ATP-binding protein, with protein sequence MATPKISIKGLNLFYDDIHALKNINLDIYPNEILAIIGPANSGKSSFLRTLNRLAELDGAKTDGEIKLDGVNITEIPINELRRKVGMIFATPVVLPGTIYKNIVYGPKMHNRYTKKELDELVYFSLSSAGLWDEVKDRLWDSASCLSGGQQQRLCIARTIALKPEVIMMDEPCSGLDPISTTKIEKTMLALKEKFTFILVTNNTKQAARVSTRTAFFLNGELIEIGPTEQIFTVPKDKRTNDYIIGRFG encoded by the coding sequence ATGGCTACACCTAAAATATCAATAAAGGGATTAAATCTTTTTTATGATGACATTCATGCTTTGAAAAATATAAACCTGGATATATATCCAAATGAGATATTAGCAATTATAGGACCAGCAAATTCCGGGAAGAGTTCTTTTCTCCGCACACTCAACCGCCTCGCGGAATTGGATGGTGCTAAAACTGATGGGGAAATAAAACTTGATGGAGTTAATATAACTGAGATACCGATCAATGAATTGAGAAGAAAGGTGGGGATGATCTTTGCCACACCTGTGGTATTGCCAGGCACTATCTACAAAAATATTGTCTATGGACCTAAGATGCACAACAGATATACAAAGAAAGAACTTGATGAACTCGTTTATTTTTCTTTGTCCTCGGCTGGGCTCTGGGACGAAGTCAAAGACAGATTATGGGACTCGGCATCCTGTCTTTCTGGTGGTCAGCAGCAGAGGCTCTGTATTGCACGAACAATCGCACTCAAACCCGAAGTGATAATGATGGATGAGCCCTGCTCAGGACTTGACCCGATCTCCACTACTAAGATTGAAAAAACAATGCTTGCATTAAAAGAAAAATTTACATTTATTCTTGTTACCAATAATACAAAACAGGCAGCAAGGGTAAGCACAAGGACCGCATTCTTTTTAAATGGTGAACTCATTGAGATAGGACCAACCGAGCAGATATTTACTGTACCAAAGGATAAACGGACAAATGACTATATTATAGGACGGTTTGGATGA